The DNA segment GAAAGTCGGACTAATGTACTGAcatattttacgtcgagatcttaaattgaaagcgtacaaaatacaacttgtgcaagaactgaaactgCTCGACCTTCTGAAACTACATCGCTTAGCTCTATGGGCTTTAGACAAGATCCAAgaatatccgacgttttcgggtaaaattttgttcagcaatgaggcccatctttggctcaatgggtaaataaacaagcaaaattgccgcaattgaaaatcagaaaaaacaacagttggTGTGGATTGTAGCCCGGTgtaatcatcggtccatatttcttcaaaaacgatGCCTGTAAAagcgtaaccgtcaatggcgatcgttatcgcgtAATGATAAATAACTATTTGattcctgaaattgaagctcgtaatctcggcgaaatttggtttcaataaaaaGTCACTTcttacacatcgcatcaatcaaaggatttattgagagaacccttcggtaagcaaataatttctcgtttgggccggtcgattggccaccaaggtcGTGTCACACCGTTAGACATTTTCCTGTTAGagtatgtaaagtctaaaatctatgcggacaatcccgcttcgattcaggccttggaggaAAATATCACACGTGTCATTCGGATGCACCATCtgagccgcggccaacatttaaaagagataatcttcgaaaaataaatgccaaagaatattctttcgaatgataataaacattcgccattaaatttgaagtttctgtgttttttctttcaaaaacaagtagggaacctcgaaatgtgTCACCGTTTATTTGTACCGACGGACAAAAAGATAGACATAGCTAAGACGACTCAGCTTACtaatcatttaaatatgtacataagtatatacttgaTAGGGTCACTGAAGTTTCTTTTTGAGGACTACAAGCATCTGGCAAACTTAATTTAcgttgttcagggtataaatatctaAATGCCGGCATACATTAAACCCTTTCCACTAGAATTTCCCAAATCAGAATTTATAGTAAGTAATTATGTATGTGGAAACTATATCTCTATGCTAGATGCActtgaaatctttttttttatactacGATTATATCACTTAATCACGCTTTAAGTAAGTAGATCACATTATAACGGTCTATTGGAAGTGTGTTAATTGTGTTTACCTATAAATGTATCTTTGTACATACTTAAGTTATGATATGTATTTgagttttaattacaattaatgcACTAAACAAGCGCATAAATAATGCGGAAAGATAAACAAAACGTAATTTACACGAAGAAAGACTTATGGACGAAGAGAGGCGTATCAGGCGTGTAGCATAAATTACGGTATTATAATGTTGAGTCGCTAACCAAAGGCAACCGAACTGTCATTACTGTcattatatgaaataaaatgttggCAGCTTCGACATAAAAAAGATTTGTTTTGCATTCGCATATACTGAATCGCAAAATTACTGAGGGAGTAGACAACTGAACGGACACTGAGAGAAAATATTTGCACTTTGTTTAATTAGATAAGTCAACTGACTCTCTACACTGTGTCTCAGTTAGTTCTGTTGTCATACAGTTTACAACTTTGAAAGAGATATATGCAAAACAAGCCTCAGTGATTGAGTACGAACTAACAGTACTAAGATCGATCGTGATTCACTCCCTGACAGCTTTCATACTCATTTTAATTGGGTTGATTTTCTTACGAAGTATGAGTTCCGTTTCGAATCAAAGAACTCTTTGTGAATCCCCGAAGGTTTTTTTTCGCTGTCATTGTCTGTGGCCAGCGGTTTTTCAATGTATAACAAGTCGGTCATGGCTATTTGGTAGTCAAAACGATTACGAGTTCATGCCGTACTAATACTACATATCCTTCAAGGGAGCCTCATTTTCGCTGTTTGTCGCCAATTGGTGATTCcaacgaagccaggtccttctccacctggtctttacaacggagtggaggtcttcctcttcctctgcttcctccggcgggtactgcgtcgaatactgtcagagctggagtgttttcatccattcggacgacatgacctagccagcgtagccgctatatCTTAATTCGCCTAACTATTTTTTCAAATCTAAAGTCCACTGATAAGATCCCATCAGTTTTTTGACAATAGGCTTCAGAGTTTCACTAagtatgctcgatagaaccttatatgcgatgtcgAGGAGGCTAGAATAGTATCAAGCGCAAAATAAATATGGTTCGACCAAATAGTCTCCAATAATCTTCTCAGCTGGGCCGACTTCTTCGGTGAAATCTATATCTTTCGATAGCTGTTACAGGCATACAATAATGGTAACTTTGGAAGTGATTACCTGAAGACCGGAATATTTTCGGTTTCCATATTATAAAGACTGCGTCAATAAGCATCTACTCTGAGAAGATTTCATACCGCGTTCGAAACGTGAACTTACAAGTCACTTAGAGATAATCAAGTACTCGAAACAAGTTCGGTTTCAGAAGCGTAGCGTTCATATTGCACCGCGCAGCCGCTGTTGTCAGCAGTATCAGCTTTTGTTGTCCATTTTATTGAACTTGGGTGTTGCTCTAGATTTGATTTATTACCAAAGCGATCAACCCCTCTTTGTAGTCGCACAACATGAAGCGAGCGCATTTCAATGGCGTAGCCAAGTGCAAACCGGTTAGATAAAGCTCATTTGCATATCTGCAACTGTCAAGAGCCTGTATACGGTATCCGCGGCTGACTCACTTAAGGCGTCTACATAATACCTCACTATACACCAATAGAAGTCTATTAACTCATGAAAAAAGgggcacatatacacacatacttgaATGTTAAATGTTTTCGTAGTTTAGAACatttataaatcataaaattcagaaaagaactaataaatttatttgaaattttacatgTGTCTTGTAGATACTAATCGCGCTAGTAATAGCCAGCAACTGTTACTCCAGCTGTGGCGCAGCTTTGCGGCGCACGCCAAAAGTCTACAATGCACTCATTACAACCGACGATAATCTGACTTCTAGCCGCGCCTATCCCGTCATACAGCCGACAATACACGAGAGTGGTGTGGCGCACTATCCCTTCGGGCCATATAATCCGTATGGTTACTACTCGCCACCGGTGGTGCGTTTCGGACAACCTATCGTGCCGGGTTTGCCACCAAGTCCACAGGTATgttccatatatttttataatttttcatcacAATTTGTACTATAAGTCTGTGCATTTGCAGTACCCCTATCCAATACCACAACAACGCTTTCCACCGCAGTTCATGCGTCAGCCGCCACCAAACAGTGGACCACAGTTGCTGCCCACACCCAGTGAGGCTGCGCAACAACCGCCGCCGCAAGATGGTTCGCCAGTAGAAGATGCAGCGCCCACAGCAACACCACCAACCGAGGAACAACAACCAGTGCAGCCACCAACTCAGCCACCGCCACCGAAAAATCCCGCTTTTATGCCGCCATTCGAACCGAATCCACCCAAGCAGATGCCTAACGAGAAATTGCCTATACCTTTGAACGAATATGGCCTACCGCCATCGCTTATACCGCTGCAGCAATACCCAAATCGTAATCCCCAGAATCCGGTAGCACTTCCGCCATATGCTTTCAATCAGTATCCGGTCATCTATGATCCCATCACGGGTTATCGTGAACAATATCTACCGCCATATCAATATTTCCCCAGTCAGCATCAGCATTTTGCTCTTGGCGGTGTGCCTAAACCACCATTTCCACAACCACCAACAGCTGCATCCATTGGACCAGCAGTCACCCCGCCACCACCTGCACCACAGTATCCAACACCAGCTCAGCCCGAGGAAGCAGCAGCGAGTGAGCCTGAACCGCAGCCGGCCGATCCACCACAGACGCCGCCACCAACTGTCGACTTTGACAGCATAAAGAATGCGTCGAAGAGCAAGAACAGCGCTGTGCCGGACGTGCCGCCCCCACCAATACCATCAGGCGGCAAGCCGCAGAAATCCTAACATGGAATGTGATGAAATGATTCCGCTTTACTTAAGGCTTAAAGTTCGCTAAtcgcattttaaaaaattaggaaaattcTTATAAGTTATTATTGGTAAATAAATACtcgaattaatttaatttattgttaacGAAATTTTTAGTAagagaattttgtatttttgcatttaattcttattttcgTACATCAATATTATATTGGATATATTGTAGTcattaaaacattaatttgtcataaatattttcagcgTTTTATTTGTACTCAGTCTCGGTCGTTTCTTTCCAGTGATCATACTCATAAAGTCTGAGAAAAATAATATGTCAATTTGATACAATTTCgacatcgttttcactgaaaaGACACACTGTTCATTGCGATTTCGCGCGGCGTATAACCGATTTATAATGGTTGATATGatcaaaacgttttttttttttaattttgggtgTCAGCTATCTCGGTCAACCTATTTTTGGGGTCATCCAAAATCATTCAGTCCATCtttgatgttttcgtccgaAGTAGTCTCTTTGGACGTCAACGGGATTCGGCGTCTTCGGCCCTCTGAGCCCGGATAACATCCAGCAAGCCATTTATGGAATCTGCCTTAAGTTTTTTAAAAGACCTACTAGCAAATTGTCGGACAGTTGTGAAATCGTAAACATGTGTAATTTGAAGGTTAGATCTaattacaaaatacatacatctatGGATTCAATTCTAGTATCGCTCGTCGACTCATATGCTTATGTTACGGTTTACCATAGGCCAGAAGGACCTTGCGACTGCAAACACTTGCTGATCTGATCTGATGCACAACAGTCCGCAAGAGGCCAACGGAGCTCCTACCCGTTCCCATTCCAGAGTTATTGAGACTAAGGTACCTATcctagcaagctcatcagccttacagtttcctgcaataCTATTATGGGCAGGCTAAATAACTCGACGCCAGAGATAAGGGGACTAGACATCCTTTCACTAGTCTTAGCGCACAGTGCGCGAACTCAAGGCTAATGTCGCTGTCGTACTATCGGAATGTATTATCAACATTCTGAAAGAGGCTGCGCCCCGaagcagtagatctactgctacctttatGGCAGTCGTCTCCGCTGGGAAGACGCTGCAGCGGTCAGGAATTCTAAAGAAGACTGGAACTGATGAAAAGTTCCCGACAATGTACTCTTGTACAAGCCCTTCTTGAAAGCTTTGACCATGTAGTATTACTCAAGTTAATATTCAagctataaaattaaataaatccaGGTTCATCaagtctttttaaaaattttacgcaTCAtcaaagatatacatacatatcgcaCTTGTTACGTTAAAGTGTAACAActcaaaatttccaaattttagttttttgcaagaaaatcCAGGTTCATCTCTGTAAAAATCGTTCAGTGATTTTCAAAGTCTTTCGTTAAAAACGTTATGACTCTCTCTTTGCTTTCAGAATGACTTCATCGAAGTTTTTATCtcatgaaaatacatatatgtatattagttctATGTATTCTCAGACCGATAAAGTACAATCTGATTTCGACGaaaagaatttataaatttgGCGAGGTGAAAAGCAAGAAGATCTCTACGACACTACCAAAAGCTGGAACTAACCTAATAGTATAGCCCAAATGCGCTGAAACTAACCAAAAAGAAGTGgatgttgttgtcgttgtagcGTCATAAAATGTTCCTCACTATAACATTTTGAGGAGTGGTACCGCGTTGACAATCTTTATCTGATAAAAACCGGATCCCTTCCGTCTGGTTAGAACCGTCTTAAAACCAAACCTTTAAAATTTAGTGtccatatattattaaataggtatacatatctatataagtatgtatttttgcTTAATGTGCAATAAAAATTTCCTACATTGAATCAAAGTGAGGGTCACTAACCTTTCGAATCCCCAAAGACCGCATTATCAAACAATGTACAATAAACCATACACATGACTGtgtctgtatatctaaaataatGCTTCACACTTTCGCTTTTTTAAAGAGATAATGGACTTGCAGTTTCAAGAGCGAATAAATCGAAACCAGATGCCATTCCAAAAGCAGATCAAAGCAGAAATGTTGGGATGTTTAATAACAAATCCGTATAAAAGTAGAAC comes from the Bactrocera neohumeralis isolate Rockhampton chromosome 2, APGP_CSIRO_Bneo_wtdbg2-racon-allhic-juicebox.fasta_v2, whole genome shotgun sequence genome and includes:
- the LOC126756777 gene encoding proline-rich protein HaeIII subfamily 1, encoding MDAKILIALVIASNCYSSCGAALRRTPKVYNALITTDDNLTSSRAYPVIQPTIHESGVAHYPFGPYNPYGYYSPPVVRFGQPIVPGLPPSPQYPYPIPQQRFPPQFMRQPPPNSGPQLLPTPSEAAQQPPPQDGSPVEDAAPTATPPTEEQQPVQPPTQPPPPKNPAFMPPFEPNPPKQMPNEKLPIPLNEYGLPPSLIPLQQYPNRNPQNPVALPPYAFNQYPVIYDPITGYREQYLPPYQYFPSQHQHFALGGVPKPPFPQPPTAASIGPAVTPPPPAPQYPTPAQPEEAAASEPEPQPADPPQTPPPTVDFDSIKNASKSKNSAVPDVPPPPIPSGGKPQKS